The Panthera uncia isolate 11264 chromosome B3 unlocalized genomic scaffold, Puncia_PCG_1.0 HiC_scaffold_1, whole genome shotgun sequence genome segment GAAGGCATTTATGAAACATCTAAGTTGGTACTAGCACATTAGATAATTTCTTTCAAGACTTGCATGGAGAATAATCTTGAACTGCTTTAATTTTACCTGCTTTTGAATGTAATCATGATAAATCATGTATAAGGTGTGCCTCTGTCAAGTTAAAATTAactgacatttttatatatgccTCTAGTAGAAGGAAATTAAACTAATGACTACCATTCCTTatctgtgttttaatgtttaaaatgattTGTAAGAGATAATAAACTTTGTGTTTAACTTACTCTCATGGAGTatgttatattaataaaatacatatctTATTATAttatggctaatttttttttgttgttgtgcaAGGTTCTCACATGAGCCTCATTCTCAACCTCCCACTTCAAACATCAAGAAACCTCTTAATATTAACCTCCATTTACCAATCTTTAAAAAACTACCATCAAGTTGCCATAGAATGTAAGACTTTCAATGAGTAAATAGGAACATTTATCTATAGACCTTGATTTCAGTGAATGTCCAGGAATGCCATTTATCAAAAAGCAACATTATTGTCtgactaaattaaaaatttttaaatgtttatttctgacagtGACAGAGcacaaagtggggaggggcagagaaagaaggagagagagaattccaagcaggctctgcactgtcagcacagaccccaacatggggctcaatcccacaaacattGAGACCATGAACcaggccaaaaccaagagtcggacacttaattgactgagtcacctgggtgcccttaaatttaaacatttttaatgataaattaaGCTGCATGATTTAATGATGCACTAAGCTGCATGATATCTAATTAAATTTCATCACAGGTTTAggttaaaatgaatacatttactCTAAGAGAGGAACATTCCAACTGAGAATTATAGgcagaagggaaaaatgaaatcaCCATTTGGTTAATGAGCAATGCCTTTATATTGCTTATAAATGTAATAAGAATTccattaaaaggatttttttattttacttagtgaTAAACATAAACCTTCCTTTGATAAGGCAgtcttatttttttgtctctctttttaacttacattaagaaaaacataaaattcactcattctGCAAATGTGTACCGAATGAACAAAAACACCTTCACATGCCCAGGTAGCAGCATATAAAATTGTGGCATGTGACATAAAACTGAACTAGATTTTTTTGATAAACGcaaaatcaattgcattttcttttgcttcccaCTATGGCTATGGCATAAAGCTATGGCATGGGTGAGAAATACCATAAGACCATTAAGGCACCTGAACCAAGAATGTTGTTTAGAAGCATACTTATGTTAACACTGTCTGGATAGACTTATTGAGTATTTTAAGTACCGTAACAACACAGAGTTGTTCTTTATAATATCTGCCTGAAAAGAAACACCATTgtccttgaaaaaaatatacaatctactcattgaaaaatatttatcagcCATGAGTGAGCCTTTGTAAGAGTGGagaaaatatcattatttatatAGGCAAGACATTTTTTGTCTGATGATAACCTTTATTTAGTGTTCTGCTATTGTAGAACCTGGAAGCCAGCCCTAGAATAGAAGGCACTGCTGCTCTGTCACGTTTTATCCCTaactatttcatatatattaccTTCATGTATTAAGCTATACCTGGAAGGTTTATACATCTTGGCTCTAGTAGCCAtgtatcagaaaaacaaaactggaatttcaaattccaatttcCTATGTGAGTTTTCAAAtcactttttcattaaaaagaaatactaggtAACACAGTGCTTTCCGATATCCACTCAGAATTTGAGAGTTGTTTTTCCACTATGCCCATCAGAACTGTGGGACTGAATTAACATGGCATTCATAGACCTGCTTCTTTGAGAACACAGTCCACGTGTGTTCAGTGAGTTAATATAACAATAGTATTCCTTTACTCCTCCATTCAGGGAGTACCTGTGCCTTGCTCTGGATCTCTCAGCAGGCAAAGTGAGAAACTTACTTGGCTTTGAATGTGCTCTTTTAGATGTGGGCCCCTCTGTGACAGAATCAGGAGGTCGACTAGCTAACTGCAATGCAGTTGAGTTGTTCCTGTTAGTGTTTTGGGACTCAACATTTGTGACGGCTTCATTCTGTGGTTCGGTACTTGGCTTTGTGCcagtctttcttttctgcttctgggACACAGAAGTGCTTGAAGTCCAGGTAGGAGGCAAAGCAGAGGTAGTGGTAGAGGAGTCCTGACTTGAACAAGTTTCCGAAGATTGTATCACATTGTCATTGGCAACTTTACAACACTGGGCATTCTCTTCATGTCCCACAGCTTGTTTGGACATGGACTGGGGCAGCGTTACACTACAGCCTTGGATTTGAGCCCCATTAGTTTGAGAGTAGACATTGCTGACCTTGGTGACCTTGTGTTGCCCGTTATTGTTGCAAACCTTATACCGGATCATTAGGATGATGATGAAAACCAGCACAGATGCTACAATTATTCcaccaataataataatcatgGTGCCTCCCAAAAACTGGGACTGCATGAAGTGGCATCGCACATAATCTTGTTCCGTAGTAAACTGGATGCAACCCACGACTCTCGTGGCAGTGAGCGAAGTGATGCCATCATCATATATTGCCAAGACACACAGGTCATACATAGTTCCAGCAGCCAGGTTATTGACAAGAAAAGTTTTGCTCGTGGGAGGTATCATTCTGAGGGACAATGGAATTTGCgttaatataagaaacaaaacatataaacacacagGTGTTATGACTTCAGTTCTGTTTCATTTCAGGATTCATTAAGATAAGCATACTTATAACAGATATGAAATATGGGGAAATGATTTAATCTTACATTTACCTAGTTAAAATGATTAAGACTCATTGTTGGATTCTGCATTATATTAATGGTGCCTGTGCCATGCCTTGACAAGCTTACTAATTACATTGCTTGGCAAAGCAGAACTCCTAACAAAAGCCACTGCTAAAAAATCATTTATGACAAATTGCTTTTGAAAGGTGTGACTGTGACATTATCTGACTACTAAACAAATCCATTTAGCACTTACAACACCTCTGTGACTAAAAGCCAATTTGAAGGAAGGGAAAACACTGACAATCACATTAGAAACCAGAATGGAAATGCATTTCAgagtatttattttccaaatcagtTATAAGCTGCTATGGAATGGTATCCAGTAAATCTATCTTTAATAACTAAGATAATTACTAAGattaaaatacttcatttacACATTTCAGCCCTCTTCTTTTGTCTTCAACACTTGGTTCCCAGTATGTTTTTATCTATAAATGAGGTTGATGAAAATGCATGAGTAATATTATCCTAAAAACATGAACAGGGCAATGCTGTTGACCAGAGTATAAATCCTTTGTCCTGTCCATTGTGGGCTGATGAAATTACCTTCAGAACACAGTTTCTAAAGTTTGATAAACATTACAGACATCTCTAAATTCATTATATCACAAACTCTTCTGtggatgcttttttttcccacatttttttttagtagcaACCAGATATGACCTAAACTGagatttcatttagaaaaaaaaaatgcttgaaactatatgttttctctgaaaaaattttttagaaaattttaaacctTGGTAATAGTAATCTGTTATACAACCTAGACAATGTGTTCTAATGAACCAGGTGACTTTTAGGCCAGAGtatttatttctgattaaaaTCACTATTATTTAGTAAGTGCATGATAAATACCAGGCATTACTAAGCATGTTATATATaccataattttattcttttttttcttgaacaccATAATTTTATTCTTACAACGATTGTATGAGGTAGGCATCATTACTATTTTATTCATGACAAGCTTTGCAGTCATGAAATTCAAGCAACTTTCTGAAGGTCATATAGAATTTACTTGTCATGGTAggattaaaatattagaatttggAAACTAGAAACTGACATATTgcatatatcatctatatatatgcaatagatagatacatagatatatagagatagatagatagatagaggcaagttaatatatatattagctaCAGGAAGGTGAGGGACAGAGATGTACACTCTTCTTTGACAAAGGGATACATAATGGATAGCCTAGGTAAAGAGCTGCGTATGAGAAGGACAAACTACTTTATGCATGCATCATAGTCTACATGACCATACATTTAGTGATGAGAAGGATTTTAGAAACCATTTACTTTAATCTCTTgcttttaaagatggggaaattaAAACTCAGCCATGTAGAACTTTGCTTAGAATTGATCATATGGCTAGCTGGGccagtgttgtttttttctacCAGTccatgctcatttaaaaaaaaaaaaagttctctcatTTCCATACATGAATGAAAATCAAATTATCTTCAAGAGTTCATCTGAGTATGTAAGAATTGAGCTGATCTCATTTCAGAAAAGGTTgaagatatacacacacacacacacacacacacacacacacacacacacatatatatataggtatatttcAAAACCATGATTTTGCATCGTGTCCTAGGAGTAATAATAGTCTATCATGAGTGAAATTTATGAAGaggtaaaaatgtatatttccaaCTGAAAACTGGACAAGATGTGACTATAAATCAATGAGGCTGAACTTTAGAAAAACATACCAGAAAGCCTATAGTCAGATGCAAATTCTCTATCAAAGTTGTTATGAGGAGATTACATACTTAACTCTAGTGACACTTTCACTGCTCAAAATATTGATAAACTCTCTTTGGAACTGTCTTAAGAACCAGTGTACATGAAACAATACACATGCACATTATTCAATCACCCAAAAAAATCAGtctcattattttatagttacaTCCTATTTTTGACCAAAAATGGCAATACCCATCTTGATCACCCACCTTATTCATAAGACTTGGCTCCAAATGGCTTTTGCTTGTTTCCAAAATTCAAATTCACCCTCAAAAGACGAAGATTTGCCACCACTGAGGATATTCAAAATAGTATGACGAAGGTTCTAAAGATAATTCCAAAAGTGCTTTGAGCAATGCCAGCATCATTGGGGTAATGGTATAGCCTCCCAACGTGACTTCCTTGAAGGAAAGAACACTCATGTGGATGTGTAAGTTCTGGTATGTTtttgaatttgtaaaataaatcagtcttgttctctctctgatAGTCACATCTCTTAGATGAGGGGAAAGAAAGTAAGTAAGcatcatattaaatataaatttgaactCTCTAAAAATAACACCATTCAAAATATTGCCCCACAGCTGATCACCTTTCACAAACCTTAGATTACACACTTTAAACAACGGAGTGCTGTAATCACAACACAGGGTAGCActgccaattaaaaaaacaaatcagtggCACATTAACAAGCCCTACATTGAGTGCATGGTAAGTACAAAAATCTGGTTaatttttcttacctgtaaacAAGGGTGTCATCATAAGTACCATTATACTGGATTTGGAACATACGTATTCCAggaatatttctttgaaaattaaacttAAGTAGTGCTGTGGATGATGTCGCTTCTGCTACTACAATTTTATCTTGACTCATTTTAGGATCACCATTACTACTGCTTGCATTAGAACCTGACTTCGTAGAAGTTGAGATATCTGAAGAACCAGGATCAGGCTCGTGGATATGGTTTGTACTGTTGAGTAAGTGAGGGAGCTTAATTATATGAAGATCCACTGTTTGTGTTGCTTCCCCAGCAGGATTGGAAGCAATGCAGGTAAAAGCACCTGTATCCTTCACAGTCGTGATGAGAATATCAAGTGTTCCATTATCATACACCAGAGATCTTGTTGCATTTGAAATAAGCTTCCCTTCAGGAGAAATCCAGTGAATTGCAGGTTCAGGGTCGCCCCTGGCTTTGCACCTCAGGGTTGCCCTTTGACCTTCCAGCACTCTCATCTCATGCGTATGACGAGTAATGAGAGGAGGTTCACATAAAAACTCTTCCTCAGGAATTGACCAAAAATAGCGGCCAGTTAAGAGTGCTGGAGAAGCACAAGTCTCTAGGTCATCTTCTCTGGACAGACGTCTCAACCACAACAATTCACAATTGCAGTGCAAAGGGTTTCCACCGAAACTTAATGCAAAAGTTGATGGGCTGATTATTCCTGAGGTTGCTAGTACCTGAGCTCGCTGAAAGAGAGGATCAGGTGGTAGCTTCTGCAATTTATTTGATGTTACATCAAGCCGAGTCATCTTGTGCAAGTGGGAGAAAGTCCCTTTGGGAATATTATCAATCATATTATGATCCAAACTAAGGGTGTGCAAGCTAACCATCTTTTCAACTGCATCCCAAGGAATCGTTTCTAAATTATTGTAGGACAGGTCCAGCTCCTCAAGGGCAAAGACATCATCAAATGCTGTAGAAGAGATTAAAGTCAGCTGATTGTTGTTCAGTATCAAATGATGGAGATTGGAAAGCCCACTGAACATATCGTTTGTAATTTTAGTCAATCTGTTGCTATTCAAATGCAATGCCCTCAAATTTCGCAAGTCAGCAAAAGCATGAGGTGTGATAAAACTTATTGTATTCCTGGATAGAGTCAGGTCCACCAAGCTGGTCATATTGGcaaaatctttccttttaatatttgtaaCAAAATTGTCTGCCAACCGCAGCTCCACAGTTCTTCTGTCGATGTTTGGTGGAACAAATAAAAGCCCTTTCTTGGCACAAAGGGTTGCGAGATTAGGAGACAAAATCTGACAGACACAACGCTTTGGACAGATCTGAGCTCTCACTGCTATGCCaatgaaaaacagataaaaaagaaatttttccattGTAGATCAGATTTAAGAGCCTgtaagaaaagacacaaaatgtAGTGTTAGCATCCAACCATTTCACTAATGTTCACATTCCCACTGGAATAATCCTTTGATGCAAATTGCAGTACAGAAacaatttactcatttgtttactTAACAAACAAGTATAAAATATCTACTCTGTATTGCAGGCTACAATTGACACCAGGATAAAAAATATACCATTCATGGCCTTGTGGGAtttaaaatcaaaagggaaaacaaagaaaccaacagGTTATTACAATTCTGTAAATTAtgtgttatttttgaaatatgtccAGGGTGCTCCATGGACACATAAAAAAAGTAACATTCAGCCAAGATTGGAGGGTAGGAGTCATGAAAGTTCCCCATAACCCTGAAAGAAATCTTGTCAGTTCAAAGATTAAAGATATACTTAACGATTTGCAAGCATTTCAATTTACTGAGTAGAAACAATAATAGACAATATTTGTTATTGCTAACTTTGTGGTGTATTTGAAAGTAATTaatcattaataaaattttattcatctttacaaACTATCTTGAACATATTACAATTTAACTGCAAATAAAAGCTCTTattctaagaaacaaaaatgctaaaaatgcACCACAAATGCTCTGAGCTccttaaaattagaatattttataatataaaattggatttttaaaaatttttttaatgtttattatttttgagagagagagagacagagagcaagcaaggaaggggcagagagcgagagagagacacagactctgaagcaggctccaggctctgagcagtcagcacagagccccatgtggggctcgaactcacagaccatgagatcatgacctgagctgtagttggctgcccaactgactgagccacccaggcacccctaaaattggatttttacagataatttttgaaaagcagTCATCAAAATTCTTGACAGTGAGTCCCAAAAGGTACTATAATTATaattccattgtttctttttttaaaatcttaatgcatttatatttatccaaatataattttaaaaatcttggcaTTTTGACTTTCCAATTTGATCTTAAGTATTTGTTCTTGAAATTAatcatcaaaaatttaaatactggggccctgggtggttcaatcagctgaaggtcctactcttgatttcggctcaggtcataatctcagggtcatgaaatcgagccccacattgggctgggcatggagcttggagcctgcttaagattctctctccctctctctctctctctctctctctctctccctctgcccctccccacctcatgctctctctcttaaaaaaaattaaaatactaatacaTAAGCAATTAAAAGTTCTCATAAATTATGGGTGcccggttggctcagttggttaagtctccaacttcagctcaggtcattatctcacagttaatgagtttaaGCTCTGTATCCAACTCTCCGCTCTCAGACACacagcctgctctggatcctctggct includes the following:
- the LRFN5 gene encoding leucine-rich repeat and fibronectin type-III domain-containing protein 5, with the protein product MEKFLFYLFFIGIAVRAQICPKRCVCQILSPNLATLCAKKGLLFVPPNIDRRTVELRLADNFVTNIKRKDFANMTSLVDLTLSRNTISFITPHAFADLRNLRALHLNSNRLTKITNDMFSGLSNLHHLILNNNQLTLISSTAFDDVFALEELDLSYNNLETIPWDAVEKMVSLHTLSLDHNMIDNIPKGTFSHLHKMTRLDVTSNKLQKLPPDPLFQRAQVLATSGIISPSTFALSFGGNPLHCNCELLWLRRLSREDDLETCASPALLTGRYFWSIPEEEFLCEPPLITRHTHEMRVLEGQRATLRCKARGDPEPAIHWISPEGKLISNATRSLVYDNGTLDILITTVKDTGAFTCIASNPAGEATQTVDLHIIKLPHLLNSTNHIHEPDPGSSDISTSTKSGSNASSSNGDPKMSQDKIVVAEATSSTALLKFNFQRNIPGIRMFQIQYNGTYDDTLVYRMIPPTSKTFLVNNLAAGTMYDLCVLAIYDDGITSLTATRVVGCIQFTTEQDYVRCHFMQSQFLGGTMIIIIGGIIVASVLVFIIILMIRYKVCNNNGQHKVTKVSNVYSQTNGAQIQGCSVTLPQSMSKQAVGHEENAQCCKVANDNVIQSSETCSSQDSSTTTSALPPTWTSSTSVSQKQKRKTGTKPSTEPQNEAVTNVESQNTNRNNSTALQLASRPPDSVTEGPTSKRAHSKPNALLTNVDQIVQETQRLELI